The DNA sequence GGATCCGCGCTACCGCTGGGTCGCGTGGCAGGGCAAGAGCTTCGCAACGTTCACGCCACCGGCGGTGGGCGACAGCGTCAGCTTGCCAGCGATTGATGCAAAACAGGTCCTCTCGAGCATAGTCCGATGATCAGGCGATCAGCCGCGCGATGGCGGACCTCACGTTCCTGGGCGCAATGAGCCGGATCCCGCGGCTCTGCCGACGCCAACGGACGAGGGTGAGCTGCTCTTTGCGGAAACCGTTCGCAGGGGCAGAAGCGAACCAGAATCGAAACGGCGGCTTCGTGGGCCTCCTGATTCAGTACCGGCGCTCCCTGAAAAATCCGTACGCGGCTGCCAGCGGCGTGTAAGAGTGCTTCAATGACATCCTTTTCCACGCATCGACGAGCTTCTCTGGTTGCCTTCTTCCTGGTCGCGAACACCACTCTCCTCGCCTGTGGGTCCGACGATAGCGATGGTAGTAGTGGGACTGGCGGCACGAGCGCGGGTGGCACCGGTGGGTCGGCCGTCGGCGGCGCAAGCGGCAGCGGAAGTGGCGGGGCCAGCGCCGGAAGTGGCGGGGCCAGCGCCGGAAGTGGCGGGGCCAGCGCCGGAAGTGGCGGGGCCAGCGCCGGAAGTGGCGGGGCCAGCGCCGGAAGTGGCGGGGCCAGCGCCGGCGCCGGAGGTACGGCGGCGTCCGGAGGTTCAGGCGGAACCACCTCGTCGGGCAACTGGAAGTGCACCAACCCCAACACCTTGCTGTGCAACTGCACCGATGGCGGTAACGGCGGCGACAAGTGCAATGCCACCAGCTACCCGTGTTGCATCCTCTTCGCCGAGGTGGCCGGTGGCCCGAGCAACAAGTGCCAATGCAACCAGGCCGACGCCACTCAATGCGACCAGGGTGCCACGGCGCTCAAGGGCAAGCAGGTCACCTCCTGCCCGCCATGATGGTAGCGGGGGGGACTGGCCGAGAGGCAGGGCGTCTTTCAGTGACTCGACGGGCGAGGTCCATGGGCTCGAACCGTGGGCGACCAGCGCTAGCAAGCTGAAGCCGAAACCTCGAGGTCGAGCACTTCCCGAACCTTGCGGGTCAGCTCCGCCGCCGAGTACGGCTTGCCGATGAAATGGCGGCCGACTTCGGGCAGCCCACCGAGCCGTAGCGTGTCGTCGGTATAGCCCGAGGTGAGGAGGATCTTCTGGTTCGGTCGCTCCAACCCGAGGCGGGCCGCCAGTTCCTGACCGCCCATCCCTGGCATCACCATGTCCGTGAGCACCATGGACGGGGCCGGAGTGTGCCGTCAAGAGCGCCAGCGCCTGCAGTCCGTTGCTGGCCGTCAGCACCGTGTAGCCCGCTCCGCTGAGGACTCGCGGCACCCTGGCGCACCGCCGCATCGTCCTCGACCACAGGACTGTCTCCGTGCCGCGAGCCGGTGGTACTGCGGCGCCGACCGCTGCCACGTCCGCTGTCGTCTCCACCACGGGCAGATACACTTTGAACACCGTCCCGCTGCCCAGTTCGCTGTAAACCTCGATGCTGCCCCCGCTTTGCCGAACGATGCCGAAAACGGTGGACAGGCCCAAGCCCGAGCCTCTGCCGACTGCCTTGGTGGTGAAGAACGGTTCGAAGATTTTTCGTTGGGTTGCCTCGTCCATGCCCGAGCCGTTGTCGGTGACCGTCAGCATCACGTGGGGTCCCTGCGTGCAAGTTGGGTTGCCGGCGGCGTAGGTGGCGTCGAGCGTGATGTTGCGGGTCGCTACGATCAATGCGCCCCCATCAGGCATGGCGTCGCGGGCATTCACCACCAGATTCACCAAGACCTGCTCGAGCTGCCCAGCGTCCACTTTGACGCTCCCGAGGTCCGAGGCCAATACGAATTCCAAGAGTACGTTCTCGCCGATCAGGCGGCCCAGCATCCGCTCCATGTTCCCCACCACCGTGTTCACATTCAACACCGCGGGTTGGAGCACCTGCTTGCGGCTGAAGGCCAGGAGCTGACGCGTCAGCGTCGCTGCCCGTTCGCCGGCGAGCCGGATCTCGCGAAACTCTTCGCGCAGGGGATCGCCCTCGGGCAGCTCAGCGGCCGCGATGTCGGCGGTGGCGTTGATGACCGTGAGAAGATTGTTGAAGTCGTGGGCGACCCCGCCGGCCA is a window from the Myxococcales bacterium genome containing:
- a CDS encoding response regulator; the encoded protein is MVLTDMVMPGMGGQELAARLGLERPNQKILLTSGYTDDTLRLGGLPEVGRHFIGKPYSAAELTRKVREVLDLEVSASAC